Proteins from a genomic interval of Vicinamibacterales bacterium:
- a CDS encoding lipid-binding SYLF domain-containing protein — MRTALAIVALSLTTLAAQTSDEVKRITDATIVLDEIMSAGDKAVPRAIMEKAEGIAVFPSLIKGGIVVGGQRGHGILSVRDKKTGGWSAPAFLTITGGSIGAQFGAQAIDLILVVNNQRGLEQLVKNQFKVGADASVAAGPLGREASASTDIQMRAQILSYSRARGLFAGVTLNGSTIRQDRDANERFYGTAYRTGQIVFEGKTGAPEPVPAWRDALAKYAK, encoded by the coding sequence ATGAGAACAGCTCTCGCCATCGTCGCGCTCTCGCTCACCACGCTCGCCGCGCAAACCTCCGATGAGGTCAAGCGCATCACCGACGCCACCATCGTCCTCGACGAGATCATGTCGGCGGGCGACAAGGCGGTGCCGCGCGCCATCATGGAGAAGGCGGAAGGCATCGCCGTGTTCCCCTCGCTGATCAAGGGCGGCATCGTCGTCGGCGGCCAGCGCGGGCACGGCATTCTCAGCGTCCGCGACAAGAAGACCGGCGGCTGGTCGGCGCCGGCGTTTCTCACCATCACCGGCGGCAGCATCGGCGCGCAATTCGGCGCCCAGGCCATCGACCTCATCCTGGTGGTGAACAACCAGCGCGGCCTCGAGCAGTTGGTGAAGAACCAGTTCAAGGTCGGCGCCGACGCCTCGGTGGCGGCGGGACCCCTCGGCCGGGAGGCCAGCGCGTCCACCGACATCCAGATGCGGGCGCAGATCCTCAGCTACTCGCGTGCGCGCGGATTGTTCGCCGGCGTGACGCTGAACGGTTCAACGATTCGACAGGACCGCGATGCGAACGAGCGGTTCTACGGCACCGCCTACCGGACGGGACAGATCGTGTTCGAAGGGAAGACTGGAGCACCTGAGCCGGTGCCCGCGTGGCGGGATGCGTTGGCCAAGTACGCGAAATGA
- a CDS encoding TIGR01777 family oxidoreductase: MTIVVAGGSGFLGTRLRAHLEREGHRVLNLTRSPRPDHQPGDIPWPPGGSPGQLAAHLEGADVVINLAGEGIAAKRWSTARKAELRNSRLHATRTIVRAMAACARPPKTLISGSAVGYYGARGAEPVTERTPPGPDFLAQLCVDWEHEASAVPANTRLVLLRTGMVLGKSGGALKKMIVPFKLGLGATLGPGDQYMPWIHVDDWVAMVAWLATADRAMGAFNATAPAPVTNRDFTRTLARVIRRPAVFQAPAVVLNIALGEMASMLLTGQRVVPAAAEEMGFRFVFRALEPALRSLGL, translated from the coding sequence ATGACTATCGTTGTCGCGGGCGGTTCAGGTTTTCTCGGCACCAGGCTGCGGGCGCATCTCGAGCGCGAGGGGCACCGTGTGCTCAACCTCACGCGATCGCCACGCCCGGACCACCAGCCAGGCGACATCCCCTGGCCACCAGGCGGCTCCCCCGGCCAACTGGCCGCGCACCTCGAAGGCGCCGACGTCGTCATCAACCTCGCCGGCGAAGGCATCGCCGCCAAACGCTGGTCCACCGCGCGCAAGGCCGAACTGCGCAACAGCCGGCTCCACGCCACGCGCACCATTGTTCGCGCCATGGCCGCGTGCGCGCGCCCGCCAAAGACGCTGATCAGCGGATCGGCCGTCGGCTACTACGGCGCCCGCGGCGCTGAGCCGGTGACCGAACGCACGCCGCCCGGGCCGGATTTTCTCGCCCAGTTGTGCGTGGACTGGGAGCATGAGGCGAGCGCGGTCCCCGCCAACACGCGCCTCGTCCTCCTCCGCACCGGCATGGTGCTCGGCAAAAGCGGCGGCGCGCTCAAGAAGATGATCGTGCCCTTCAAGCTCGGGCTCGGCGCCACGCTGGGACCAGGCGACCAGTACATGCCGTGGATCCACGTCGATGACTGGGTGGCGATGGTCGCCTGGCTCGCCACCGCGGACCGGGCCATGGGTGCGTTCAACGCCACGGCGCCGGCGCCGGTCACCAACCGCGATTTCACGCGGACGCTGGCGCGCGTCATCAGGCGGCCCGCCGTCTTTCAGGCGCCCGCCGTCGTCTTGAACATAGCCCTCGGCGAAATGGCGAGCATGCTGCTGACCGGGCAGCGGGTGGTGCCGGCCGCCGCGGAGGAAATGGGGTTTCGCTTCGTGTTTCGCGCGCTCGAGCCGGCGCTGCGAAGCCTGGGGCTTTAG
- a CDS encoding TetR/AcrR family transcriptional regulator, with product MKARTKTRPDTRNAIFQAAATAFSSRGFDGVGVDDIARQAKVNKAMIYYHFADKLALYRAVVADMLNTVAASAVAIAESGQSPSDKLNQFIENFVRLADQRPWFPTLMLREIAEGAPHLDLDTLAAMKGVFAAFGRILAEGAAAGTFRPVHPILAYTSIVGPLLMNAARERMAAQPGRSQLPMFVDVSHADLIAHSQLTAQRMLRQG from the coding sequence ATGAAGGCTCGAACCAAGACCCGGCCAGACACCCGCAACGCCATCTTTCAGGCGGCCGCCACGGCCTTTTCATCGCGGGGCTTCGACGGCGTCGGCGTGGACGACATCGCCAGGCAGGCCAAGGTCAACAAGGCGATGATCTACTACCACTTCGCCGACAAACTGGCGCTCTACCGCGCGGTCGTCGCCGACATGCTCAACACCGTGGCGGCCAGCGCCGTCGCGATCGCCGAATCCGGGCAGTCGCCATCCGACAAGCTCAATCAGTTCATCGAGAACTTCGTGCGCCTCGCCGACCAGCGCCCGTGGTTCCCCACGCTGATGCTGCGCGAGATCGCGGAGGGCGCGCCGCACCTCGACCTCGACACGCTGGCCGCGATGAAAGGCGTGTTCGCGGCGTTCGGTCGCATCCTCGCCGAGGGCGCTGCCGCCGGCACGTTCCGCCCGGTGCATCCGATCCTGGCCTACACCTCGATCGTCGGACCACTGCTGATGAACGCCGCGCGCGAGCGCATGGCGGCGCAACCGGGCCGATCGCAGTTGCCAATGTTCGTTGACGTCTCTCACGCTGACCTGATCGCGCACAGCCAGTTGACGGCGCAGCGCATGCTCCGACAGGGATGA
- a CDS encoding efflux RND transporter periplasmic adaptor subunit — MTTITRLTLIPILTLAIGCAEQAPTDRIRVSGHVEATEVRLAPDAGGRVLTLTVKEGDRVQVGQTVLTLDTRDVALAIDRAKAEQAAADAQLRLVQAAARPEDVRQAESQIVTARADQSAATSELAASAQDLDRFDSLLKANSGSRKQRDDAATRRDVARDRVAAAQSRVRTAEEVLARVRAGARREEVDAARARLNVVGAQIAALEKTLGDATLTAPVGGLVTEKLVEVGEVIAPRAPAIVVVDLDHAWADVFVPEPVVPQLRISQPAMVFTDAGGPGIAGTITYISPKAEFTPRNVQTAEERSKLVYRIRISVDNKDGVLKQGMPVEAEIVLR; from the coding sequence ATGACGACGATCACACGACTAACCCTGATCCCGATCCTGACGCTTGCCATCGGCTGCGCGGAGCAAGCGCCGACCGATCGCATTCGCGTGTCGGGACACGTCGAAGCCACGGAAGTGCGGCTGGCGCCCGATGCGGGCGGGCGCGTCCTCACGCTCACGGTGAAGGAAGGCGACCGCGTGCAGGTGGGGCAGACCGTGCTGACGCTCGACACCCGCGACGTCGCGCTCGCCATCGATCGCGCGAAGGCGGAGCAGGCCGCGGCCGACGCGCAGCTTCGCCTCGTGCAGGCGGCGGCGCGGCCCGAGGACGTGCGGCAGGCGGAGTCCCAAATCGTCACCGCCCGAGCCGACCAATCCGCCGCGACCTCGGAACTCGCGGCCTCGGCACAGGACCTCGACCGGTTCGACAGCCTGCTCAAGGCCAACTCGGGCTCGCGCAAGCAGCGAGACGATGCGGCGACGCGCAGGGATGTGGCGCGCGACCGCGTCGCGGCGGCACAGAGCCGCGTGCGCACCGCCGAAGAAGTGCTCGCGCGCGTGCGCGCCGGCGCCAGGCGCGAAGAAGTGGACGCCGCGCGGGCGCGGTTGAACGTGGTCGGCGCGCAGATCGCCGCCCTGGAGAAGACCCTGGGCGACGCCACGCTCACGGCGCCGGTCGGCGGACTCGTCACCGAGAAACTGGTGGAAGTCGGGGAGGTCATCGCGCCTCGCGCCCCGGCCATTGTGGTCGTCGACCTCGATCACGCGTGGGCCGACGTGTTCGTGCCGGAGCCGGTGGTCCCCCAGCTGCGCATCAGCCAGCCCGCCATGGTGTTCACCGACGCCGGCGGCCCGGGCATTGCCGGCACCATCACCTACATCTCACCGAAGGCCGAGTTCACGCCGCGCAACGTGCAGACGGCCGAAGAGCGCTCGAAGCTGGTGTACCGCATCCGCATCTCGGTGGACAACAAGGACGGCGTGCTGAAGCAGGGAATGCCGGTCGAGGCGGAAATAGTGCTTCGCTAG
- a CDS encoding ABC transporter ATP-binding protein — protein sequence MNMAIEFANVSKRYGAVEALRGVSFSVGRGEMFGLIGPDGAGKTTAIRAMCGLLHVDAGQIRVLGKDPVKDHRAITGTVGYFSQRFSLYGDLSIDENIAFFAEIHGVTDYRARRDRLLEMTQLTPFRGRLADQLSGGMKQKLALACTLVHEPQVILLDEPTTGVDPVSRREFWKLLSQFLAQGITILMSTPYLDEAERCSRIVLLHEGRVLALDEPGALRSSLPGTLLEVLVASPAEALVKLKGPGGVKHAQVFGDRLHVWSDRDTPAGAEADLAVIASRTNVHPDGVRAIVPSLEDVFIAKLDSSRETAAS from the coding sequence ATGAACATGGCCATCGAGTTCGCCAACGTCAGCAAGCGCTACGGCGCCGTGGAAGCGCTGCGCGGCGTGTCGTTCAGCGTTGGGCGGGGCGAGATGTTCGGGCTGATTGGGCCCGACGGCGCCGGCAAGACCACCGCCATTCGCGCGATGTGCGGCCTGCTGCACGTGGACGCCGGCCAGATCCGCGTGCTGGGCAAGGATCCGGTCAAGGATCACCGCGCCATCACCGGAACGGTCGGCTACTTCTCGCAGCGCTTCAGCCTGTACGGTGACCTCAGCATCGACGAGAACATCGCGTTCTTTGCGGAGATCCATGGCGTGACCGACTACCGCGCGCGGAGGGACCGCCTGCTTGAGATGACCCAGCTGACGCCGTTTCGCGGGCGGCTGGCGGATCAACTCTCCGGCGGCATGAAGCAGAAGCTCGCGTTGGCGTGCACCCTCGTTCACGAGCCGCAGGTCATCCTGCTGGACGAGCCGACTACCGGGGTTGACCCCGTGTCGCGCCGGGAATTCTGGAAGCTGCTCTCGCAGTTTCTCGCGCAAGGGATCACCATCCTCATGTCCACCCCCTATCTGGACGAGGCCGAGCGTTGCAGCCGCATCGTGCTGCTGCACGAGGGCCGGGTGCTGGCACTGGACGAGCCGGGTGCCCTCAGGTCGAGCCTGCCCGGCACGCTGCTCGAGGTGCTGGTGGCGTCGCCGGCGGAGGCCCTGGTGAAGCTGAAGGGCCCGGGCGGCGTGAAGCACGCCCAGGTGTTCGGCGACCGCCTGCACGTGTGGAGCGACCGCGACACCCCGGCCGGCGCCGAGGCCGACCTTGCGGTGATCGCCAGCCGCACCAACGTCCACCCGGACGGCGTCCGCGCCATCGTCCCCTCGCTCGAAGACGTCTTCATCGCGAAACTCGATTCTTCAAGAGAGACCGCCGCATCATGA
- a CDS encoding TolC family protein has protein sequence MTRTLSAFVLLTLLPLPLLAQPAPIRLTLADAIARGFETSHRLAEGRAREQGAQAAVRGAQAADRPIVSASAGYSRTNHVPEFAFVQGSVRQVVYPDIPDNVVSRMSFQWPIYTSGRVDALERAAAAEAQAIAADIDTTRADLRLEIVRAYWAAATAREAVRVLEESTARADAQLRDARQRFDVGLVPPNEVSSLEAQRSREQAQLIEASNIRESTLIDLRRLAGVDPETVVELADTLDAGASGASGAIGALVTEAFAQRPERKALALRLGGVEARQQAAMTGNKPVVAFGGGVDYASPNQRIFPRKGEWQESWDVSVNVNWPFFDSGRTKAQVAEAAAAAAATRERIAEFDSVVSADIRQRLLDLDSSQAMVKAASDAVRSAAEARRVVGDRFAAGVATSTDVIVAQVAMLETELARTRALAGVRLAEARLHRVLGRP, from the coding sequence ATGACGCGCACCCTTTCCGCATTCGTGCTCCTGACCCTGTTGCCGCTGCCGCTCCTCGCGCAGCCCGCGCCGATTCGGCTGACGCTCGCCGACGCGATTGCCCGCGGCTTCGAGACCAGCCATCGGCTGGCCGAAGGCCGCGCCCGCGAGCAGGGGGCGCAGGCCGCGGTGCGGGGCGCGCAGGCGGCGGACCGGCCGATCGTGTCGGCCTCGGCCGGCTACTCGCGCACCAATCACGTGCCGGAGTTCGCGTTCGTCCAGGGCAGCGTGCGCCAGGTCGTGTATCCGGACATACCCGACAACGTGGTGTCGCGGATGTCGTTCCAGTGGCCGATCTACACCTCGGGACGCGTGGACGCGCTCGAGCGTGCGGCCGCCGCGGAGGCCCAGGCGATTGCCGCCGACATCGACACCACCCGCGCCGACCTGCGGCTGGAGATCGTGCGCGCCTACTGGGCGGCGGCGACAGCCCGCGAAGCGGTGCGGGTGCTCGAGGAATCCACCGCCCGCGCCGACGCACAGCTGCGCGATGCCCGCCAGCGCTTCGACGTCGGCCTGGTTCCGCCCAACGAAGTGTCGAGCCTCGAGGCGCAGCGGTCACGGGAGCAGGCGCAGTTGATCGAGGCCAGCAACATCCGCGAATCGACGCTGATCGACCTGAGGCGGCTCGCCGGCGTGGATCCAGAGACCGTCGTCGAGCTGGCGGACACGCTCGATGCGGGTGCATCAGGTGCATCGGGTGCAATAGGTGCGCTGGTAACGGAAGCGTTCGCGCAGCGGCCCGAGCGTAAAGCGTTGGCGCTGCGGCTTGGCGGCGTTGAAGCGCGGCAGCAGGCGGCCATGACCGGCAACAAGCCCGTCGTCGCGTTCGGCGGCGGCGTGGACTACGCGAGCCCGAACCAGCGCATCTTCCCGCGCAAGGGCGAGTGGCAGGAGTCCTGGGATGTGTCGGTGAACGTCAACTGGCCGTTCTTCGATTCCGGCCGCACCAAGGCGCAGGTGGCCGAGGCCGCGGCCGCGGCCGCCGCCACGCGGGAGCGCATTGCGGAGTTTGATTCGGTGGTGTCCGCCGACATCCGTCAGCGGCTGCTCGACCTGGACTCCAGCCAGGCCATGGTCAAGGCGGCGTCGGACGCCGTCCGCAGCGCGGCGGAGGCGCGGCGAGTCGTCGGCGATCGGTTCGCCGCCGGCGTGGCCACCAGCACCGACGTGATCGTGGCGCAGGTGGCGATGCTCGAAACCGAGCTGGCGCGGACGCGCGCGCTGGCCGGCGTGCGGCTGGCCGAAGCGCGGCTGCATCGCGTGCTGGGGCGGCCATGA
- a CDS encoding ABC transporter ATP-binding protein — MTADKVRLKPDATLQKPDATSDTPEHVASGFSRTEDLAIDVRGLTRKFGDFVAVNDLSFSVKQGEIFGFLGANGAGKSTTIRMLCGLLKPTSGTALVGGVDVSRDPEAVKRRIGYMSQRFSLYEPLTVDQNIRFFGGIYGLSGERFAARRKFVLAMAGLDGRENTLTRDLPGGWRQRLALGCAILHEPKIVFLDEPTGGVDPLSRRRFWDLIGSLSSNGVTVLVTTHYLDEAEHCHRLAIIHAGKLAAMGTANELKQVFTSRPILEIQAAHPVAAMDALDRLDSVEKTSLFGTAVHAVMRSAQTSPAMLAAALAGAGVDVRGIDPVSPSLEDVFLDVVERVGAA, encoded by the coding sequence ATGACGGCGGACAAGGTCCGGCTAAAGCCGGACGCCACATTGCAGAAGCCGGACGCGACATCAGACACGCCAGAACATGTGGCGTCCGGCTTTAGCCGGACCGAGGATCTCGCCATCGACGTGCGCGGCCTGACGCGCAAGTTCGGCGACTTCGTCGCCGTGAACGATCTGTCGTTCTCGGTGAAGCAGGGCGAGATCTTCGGCTTTCTCGGCGCCAATGGCGCCGGCAAGTCCACCACCATCCGCATGCTGTGCGGGCTGCTCAAGCCGACCAGCGGCACGGCGTTGGTGGGCGGCGTGGACGTGAGCCGCGACCCCGAGGCGGTGAAGCGGCGCATCGGCTACATGTCGCAGCGGTTCTCGCTCTACGAGCCGCTGACCGTGGACCAGAACATCCGCTTCTTTGGCGGCATCTACGGGCTGTCGGGAGAGCGCTTCGCGGCGCGGCGCAAGTTCGTGCTGGCAATGGCCGGGCTCGACGGCCGCGAGAACACGCTCACCAGGGACCTGCCCGGCGGCTGGCGCCAGCGCCTCGCGCTGGGGTGCGCCATCCTGCACGAGCCAAAGATCGTGTTTCTCGACGAGCCGACCGGCGGTGTCGACCCGCTGTCGCGGCGGCGCTTCTGGGACCTGATCGGCAGCCTCTCGTCGAATGGCGTGACCGTGCTCGTCACCACGCACTACCTGGACGAGGCCGAGCACTGCCATCGCCTGGCGATCATCCACGCCGGCAAGCTGGCGGCCATGGGCACGGCGAACGAACTGAAGCAGGTCTTCACCTCCCGGCCCATCCTGGAGATCCAGGCGGCGCATCCGGTCGCGGCCATGGACGCGCTCGATCGCCTCGACAGCGTCGAGAAGACGAGCCTGTTCGGCACTGCCGTTCACGCCGTGATGCGCAGCGCGCAGACCTCGCCGGCCATGCTGGCCGCCGCCCTGGCCGGCGCCGGCGTGGACGTGCGCGGGATCGATCCGGTGTCGCCGTCGCTCGAAGACGTCTTTCTCGACGTGGTCGAGCGCGTGGGAGCCGCGTGA
- a CDS encoding ABC transporter permease, with protein MGKILAVGSKEMRQIVRDRRTLLILLFIPAFFLLLYGYALNFDIRDVRLAVQDRDRSTQSRKLVSAFVNSGYFKLVGYEDSDAALAGLVDEGRVRAILSIPSGFEHDLTLKRPVTVQVVIDGDNANTASTVSGYARTLIAEFGAVQMTTRSPVPGSRLPAVRVEPRIWYNPQLRSALFLVPGLIAYIAMITAVVSTALSVVREKERGTMEQVRMSPVGPVSYILGKALPYLAISFTSAIIIVLSAMVLFDLPMRGSWLLLCFSLLLYLVGAQAQGLLISTIADTQQVAFQLALLSSMLPTMILSGFIFPISSMPPVVQAITHIVPARYFLVALRAIVLKGADITAFWQDLAALAIFATVAMGLASLRLRREWA; from the coding sequence ATGGGCAAGATCCTGGCCGTGGGCTCGAAGGAGATGCGCCAGATCGTCCGCGATCGGCGGACGCTGCTCATCCTGCTGTTCATCCCCGCGTTCTTCCTGCTGCTCTACGGTTACGCCCTCAACTTCGACATCCGCGATGTCCGCCTCGCCGTCCAGGACCGCGACCGCAGCACGCAGAGCCGCAAGTTGGTGTCGGCGTTCGTCAACTCGGGGTACTTCAAGCTCGTGGGCTACGAAGACTCGGACGCGGCACTGGCGGGCCTGGTCGATGAAGGAAGAGTGCGCGCGATCCTGTCGATCCCCTCCGGCTTCGAGCACGACCTCACGCTCAAGCGCCCGGTCACGGTGCAGGTGGTGATCGACGGCGACAACGCCAATACCGCGTCGACGGTGTCAGGCTACGCGCGCACACTGATCGCCGAGTTCGGTGCGGTGCAGATGACCACCCGGAGCCCGGTTCCCGGATCCCGGCTCCCGGCCGTCCGCGTGGAACCCCGCATCTGGTACAACCCGCAGCTGCGCAGCGCGCTGTTCCTCGTGCCCGGCCTGATCGCCTACATCGCGATGATCACCGCCGTGGTGTCGACGGCGCTCTCGGTGGTCCGCGAGAAGGAGCGCGGCACCATGGAGCAGGTGCGGATGTCGCCGGTGGGGCCGGTCTCGTACATCCTCGGCAAGGCGCTGCCTTACCTGGCCATCTCGTTCACCTCGGCGATCATCATCGTGCTGTCGGCCATGGTCCTCTTTGACCTGCCGATGCGCGGCTCCTGGCTGCTCCTGTGCTTCTCCCTTCTCCTCTACCTCGTCGGCGCGCAGGCGCAGGGTCTGTTGATCTCGACGATCGCCGACACGCAACAGGTCGCCTTTCAGCTGGCGCTGCTGTCGTCGATGCTGCCGACGATGATCCTGTCGGGGTTCATTTTTCCGATCTCGAGCATGCCGCCGGTGGTGCAGGCCATCACGCACATCGTGCCGGCGCGTTACTTTCTGGTCGCGTTGCGCGCCATCGTGCTGAAGGGCGCCGACATCACGGCGTTCTGGCAGGACCTGGCGGCGTTGGCGATCTTCGCCACCGTGGCCATGGGGCTGGCGTCGCTGCGCCTGAGACGGGAGTGGGCATGA
- a CDS encoding ABC transporter permease: protein MRRVLHLMRKEMLELKMDPRLFSVVIMAPIIQLTVLGYAATTDVKDVPIVIVDADRSTESRALIHRFESSANFKIVGMPGSTTEIDPYLDRGEAWMALNIPANFGQAMSSGRASTLQVVADGTDSNSTTVALGYAQTLIGGYAQDVIAAAAPGLPVAAPVSAEIRVWFNPRLESRDFMIPGIVALLLLVVTTNLSAMAIVREKELGTLEQLSVTPLARWELIAGKLLPYALIGIIDVVLVLVVAIYWFEVPMRGSIPLLFGMCLIYLMSTLGLGLFVSSVSNTQQQAMMTTIFFFLMPMIYLSGFVFPIENMPEWIQPFTYLIPLRYFLVIVRGIFLKGVGMEVLWPQALALFTWGATVLALATLRSSKRLG, encoded by the coding sequence ATGAGGCGCGTGCTCCACTTGATGCGGAAGGAGATGCTGGAGCTCAAGATGGATCCGCGCCTGTTCAGCGTGGTCATCATGGCGCCGATCATCCAGTTGACGGTGCTCGGCTACGCCGCCACCACCGACGTCAAAGACGTGCCGATCGTGATCGTGGACGCCGACCGCTCGACCGAGAGCCGCGCCCTGATCCACCGTTTCGAGTCGTCTGCCAACTTCAAGATTGTCGGCATGCCGGGTTCGACCACCGAGATCGATCCCTATCTCGATCGCGGCGAGGCGTGGATGGCGCTGAACATACCCGCCAACTTCGGACAGGCGATGTCGTCCGGGCGGGCCAGCACGCTGCAGGTGGTGGCCGATGGCACGGACTCCAACTCCACCACCGTGGCGCTGGGCTACGCGCAGACGCTGATTGGCGGCTACGCGCAGGACGTGATCGCGGCGGCGGCGCCGGGTCTCCCCGTGGCGGCGCCGGTCAGCGCCGAGATCCGCGTCTGGTTCAACCCGCGGCTCGAAAGCCGCGACTTCATGATCCCCGGCATTGTCGCCCTGCTGTTGCTGGTGGTGACCACCAACCTGTCGGCGATGGCGATTGTCCGCGAGAAGGAGCTCGGCACGCTGGAGCAGTTGAGCGTCACGCCCCTCGCGCGCTGGGAGCTGATTGCCGGCAAGCTCCTGCCCTACGCCCTGATCGGCATCATCGACGTCGTCCTGGTGCTGGTGGTGGCGATCTACTGGTTCGAGGTGCCGATGCGCGGCAGCATCCCGCTGCTGTTCGGGATGTGCCTGATCTACCTGATGTCCACGCTCGGCCTCGGGTTGTTCGTGTCGTCGGTCTCGAACACCCAGCAGCAGGCGATGATGACGACCATCTTCTTTTTCCTGATGCCGATGATCTACCTGTCAGGGTTCGTCTTCCCGATCGAGAACATGCCGGAGTGGATCCAGCCGTTCACCTACCTGATTCCGTTGCGCTACTTCCTGGTGATTGTCCGGGGGATCTTCCTCAAGGGGGTCGGGATGGAAGTGCTCTGGCCGCAGGCGCTCGCCCTCTTCACCTGGGGAGCGACGGTCCTCGCACTCGCCACGCTCCGCTCGTCGAAACGGCTCGGATGA
- a CDS encoding MFS transporter, translated as MFARLMARVGLVTPEQRAWAWYDWANSAFFTTVVTAVFPGFYATYAAAGLAPAEATARFGLVTTLSMATVAISAPVLGAFADYTGAKKKLLAGCTAVGVSACASMVFIGEGDIGLASVLFFIANLGVSGSIVFYDSLLPHVAKPAETDRVSAAGYAMGYIGGGVLLLINLAWILQPAWFGFSGTVPAIKASFFSVAVWWAVFSLPIFRKVPEPKTRAKHDGESGIAIVAAFARLATTFHEVRKYRNAFLLFIAMLLYQDGIQTIIRMAGVYGAEVGVEQTAQIAAFVMVQFLGIPFSFLFGSLGVRIGTKRAIFIAISVYALATVLAYFMTTVTHFFILAGMIATVQGGAQALSRALFSRMVPADRTAEFFGFFAVAERFATVLGPLVFTLSVTITGSSHAAIIAILGFFVAGAWVLSLVDEDEGIRAAQMIS; from the coding sequence ATGTTCGCCCGGTTAATGGCCCGCGTGGGCCTGGTCACGCCTGAGCAGCGCGCCTGGGCGTGGTACGACTGGGCCAACTCCGCCTTCTTCACCACCGTCGTCACCGCCGTCTTCCCCGGCTTCTACGCCACCTATGCCGCCGCCGGCCTCGCACCGGCGGAGGCCACCGCGCGCTTCGGGCTGGTCACCACGCTGTCGATGGCCACGGTCGCGATCTCGGCACCCGTCCTGGGCGCGTTTGCCGATTACACCGGCGCCAAGAAGAAACTGCTGGCCGGGTGCACCGCCGTTGGCGTGTCGGCGTGCGCCTCGATGGTGTTCATCGGCGAAGGCGACATCGGCCTGGCGTCGGTGCTGTTCTTCATCGCCAACCTCGGCGTCTCCGGATCGATCGTTTTCTACGATTCGCTGTTGCCGCACGTGGCGAAGCCGGCGGAGACCGACCGCGTGTCGGCGGCCGGCTATGCCATGGGCTACATCGGCGGCGGGGTGTTGCTGCTGATCAACCTCGCGTGGATCCTGCAGCCGGCCTGGTTCGGGTTCTCGGGCACCGTGCCTGCCATCAAGGCGTCGTTCTTCTCGGTCGCCGTGTGGTGGGCGGTGTTCTCGCTGCCCATCTTCAGGAAGGTTCCAGAGCCCAAGACTCGAGCCAAGCACGACGGGGAGTCGGGGATCGCGATTGTCGCGGCCTTTGCGAGGCTCGCCACCACCTTCCACGAGGTGCGGAAGTACCGGAACGCGTTCCTGCTGTTCATCGCGATGCTGCTCTACCAGGACGGCATCCAGACCATCATCCGGATGGCCGGGGTCTACGGCGCCGAGGTCGGCGTCGAGCAGACGGCGCAGATTGCCGCCTTCGTGATGGTCCAGTTTCTCGGCATCCCGTTCTCGTTCCTGTTCGGGTCGCTCGGCGTCCGCATCGGCACCAAGCGCGCCATCTTCATCGCCATCTCGGTCTACGCGCTGGCCACCGTGCTCGCCTACTTCATGACCACCGTCACGCACTTCTTCATCCTGGCGGGGATGATCGCCACGGTGCAGGGCGGGGCGCAGGCGCTCAGCCGCGCCCTGTTCTCGCGCATGGTGCCGGCGGACCGCACGGCAGAGTTCTTCGGGTTCTTCGCGGTGGCGGAGAGGTTCGCCACCGTGCTCGGTCCGCTGGTGTTCACGCTGAGCGTGACGATCACCGGCAGCAGTCACGCCGCAATCATCGCCATCCTCGGCTTCTTCGTCGCCGGAGCCTGGGTACTGAGCCTGGTCGACGAGGACGAGGGGATTCGGGCGGCTCAGATGATTTCGTGA
- a CDS encoding DUF4097 family beta strand repeat-containing protein, whose amino-acid sequence MLKTTFALLFALALAAPVAAQTNTENVEKTLTLQPGGTLRLKTFSGRVRITGVSGDQVVIKAVRRAKQDRLDDIKLEITQSGNTIEVDANHRLVERRNDNVVETDFDIQVPSRTRLEIKTFSAPVTVIGVNANQDIDGFSSSVTVEATEWADHDLDIKTFSGGVRLRLPDGARGNIDFNSFSGTFESDLPVTLSNSSRRNFRGALNGGGNGDFRLKTFSGDVSIRK is encoded by the coding sequence ATGCTCAAGACCACTTTCGCCCTGTTATTCGCCCTGGCCCTGGCGGCTCCGGTCGCGGCCCAGACCAACACCGAGAACGTCGAGAAGACCCTCACCCTTCAGCCGGGCGGCACGCTGCGGCTGAAGACCTTCTCCGGCCGCGTCCGCATCACCGGCGTGTCCGGTGACCAAGTCGTGATCAAGGCCGTGCGCCGCGCCAAGCAGGACCGGCTCGACGACATCAAGCTCGAGATCACGCAGAGCGGCAACACCATCGAGGTGGACGCCAATCACCGCCTGGTGGAGCGCCGCAATGACAACGTGGTCGAAACCGACTTCGACATCCAGGTGCCGTCCCGCACGCGGCTCGAGATCAAGACCTTCAGCGCGCCCGTCACCGTGATCGGTGTCAACGCCAACCAGGACATCGACGGCTTCAGCTCCAGCGTCACGGTGGAGGCCACCGAGTGGGCCGACCACGACCTCGACATCAAGACGTTCAGTGGCGGCGTGCGCCTGCGCCTGCCCGACGGCGCGCGCGGCAACATCGACTTCAACAGCTTCAGCGGCACCTTCGAGAGCGACCTGCCGGTCACGCTCAGCAACAGCAGCCGCCGCAACTTCCGCGGCGCCCTCAACGGCGGCGGCAACGGCGACTTCAGGCTGAAGACCTTCAGCGGCGACGTCTCGATTCGCAAGTAG